From Bacillus sp. FSL K6-3431, the proteins below share one genomic window:
- a CDS encoding SDR family NAD(P)-dependent oxidoreductase: MKLTDKVAIVTGGASGIGEATVRLFVEEGAKVVIADFSEHGEEQSEQLNTEGYDTFFIKTDVTNEDDVKNMITQTVNKYRKLDIMFANAGIANDGAAHELTFEKWKRTIDINLSGVFLSDKYAIEQMLKQGTGGAIVNSGSIHSYAGKIGVTAYSSAKGGVKLLTQTLGVTYAKEGIRVNAVCPGYIDTPLIAGADPEMKQQLVDLHPLGRLGKPEEVAKVVLFLASEDASFVTGTSMLVDGGYTAQ, encoded by the coding sequence ATGAAACTTACTGATAAAGTAGCAATTGTAACAGGAGGAGCGAGCGGAATCGGTGAAGCTACGGTTCGCTTATTCGTTGAAGAAGGAGCTAAAGTGGTAATTGCGGACTTTTCTGAGCATGGAGAAGAACAATCTGAACAACTTAACACCGAAGGATATGATACTTTTTTTATCAAAACAGATGTAACAAATGAAGATGATGTCAAAAATATGATCACACAAACAGTTAACAAATATAGAAAGCTTGATATTATGTTTGCTAATGCCGGGATTGCGAATGATGGGGCAGCGCATGAACTGACTTTTGAAAAATGGAAAAGAACGATTGATATCAACTTATCAGGAGTCTTTCTTTCGGATAAATATGCGATAGAGCAAATGCTTAAACAAGGCACAGGTGGAGCAATTGTTAACTCAGGATCGATCCATAGCTATGCGGGGAAAATAGGAGTGACGGCTTATTCATCCGCGAAAGGCGGAGTCAAGCTTTTAACACAGACATTAGGCGTAACTTATGCAAAAGAAGGTATTCGTGTGAACGCCGTCTGCCCTGGATATATCGATACGCCGTTAATCGCCGGTGCGGATCCTGAAATGAAGCAACAGCTCGTTGACCTTCACCCACTTGGACGCCTTGGGAAACCAGAAGAAGTGGCAAAAGTTGTCTTGTTCCTAGCAAGTGAAGATGCCTCATTTGTAACGGGTACAAGCATGCTTGTAGACGGAGGTTATACAGCACAATAA